A window of Nonomuraea angiospora genomic DNA:
AGCCCTGTTCAGGAAGTGCCGAGCACCCCCGCCAGCTCGGCGAACGCGGTGGCCGCGGGGAGCGGGTCGGCCGGGAGGGCCAGCAGGATGGTGCGCTCGGAGGCCGGTTCGAGGGGGACCGCGTGGACGCCCGGGTGGTGGGCGGGCAGCGACAGCTCGGGAACGACGGTCACGCCGAGCCCCTCGGCGACCATGGCGAGGATGCTGCCGGTGTCGCGGACCCGGTAGTGACAGCGCAGGCTCGCCCCCGCCGCCCGCGCCAGGGCCGTGATCAGCGGCTCGCAGCCGCCCGTCGACATGATGAACGGGTGCCTGGCCAGCTCGGCGACCGGCACGGAAGCGCGTTCGGCCAGCGCGTGACCGCCGGGCAGGACGGCGAGCATCCGGTCGGTGGCCAGCGGGCGCGTGACCAGCCCCGCCACGTCGGCGGGCACGGCGCCGGCCGTGAGGGTGCCGACGTCGGCGGCGCCGGTCCTGAGCCAGTCGAGCACCTCCCCGTCCGACCCCTCGATCACGGTGAGCCGCACGCGCGGGTGCGCCTCGCCATAAAGCCGCAGGATGCGCGGCAGCAGGCGCGCGTTGGCGCTGGGGATGACGCCCACGCGCAGGCTGCCGGTGTCCGCCCCGCGCGCCGCGGCCACCTCCTGCTCCAGCGCTTCGAGCTGGGTGAGGATGAGCGTGGCGCGGCGGCGGACGGCCCGCCCGGCGGCGGTCAGGCTCACCCCGTGGCTCCCCCTGACGAGCAGGGACAGGCCCAGCTCGCTCTCCAGGCCGCGCAGGGCGTGGCTGACCGCGGACTGCGTGGTGTTCAGCTCCTCGGCCGCGCGGGTCATGTTGCCGGTACGCGCGACCGCCAGCAGGATCCTGAGCTGCGTGAACGTCATAGCGCCGCGCGCAGCAACCCCACGACCAGCGGGTGCGGCCGTCCGGGCATCGATCTCGTCTGCGGCACGAAGAGCGTGGCCAGGTAGAACGGGTGGCCGGGCAGCTCCAGCACCCGGGCCTCGCCGCTGTCGTCCCTGCCCGTCGCGCGGCCCGTCACGCGCAGGCCGCCCTCGTGCAGGGTGCTCTGGTGGGCCGGGTTGAGGCCGAAATTGCAGTAGTACTGCTCCTTCACCTCGCATTCCCCGTACAGGGCCGCCACCGTGGAGCCGGGCGTGAGCGTGACCGGCATGGTCCGGCCCGCGAGGGAGCAGGTCAGCTCGGAGACGAACAGGTCGGACGCGTACGGGTCGTACTCGGCGTGCTGCGCGTCCTCGAACCCGAGCACGTGGCGGGCGTACTCGATCACCATGTGCTGGCTGCCGCCGCACGTCCCCAGGGTGGGCACGCTGTGCTCGCGGCCGTGCCGGAGCGCGGCCAGCGCGCCGCGCAGGCTGCGGTACGGGCTCCCCGGGGCGCACCACAGCACGTCGGCGGCCCGCACGCCGGACAGGTCCGATTCGAGCGGCTCGGTGGCCAGCCAGCGGACCTCGACCTCGACGCCCAGGTGATCGGCCGCGTGGCCCAGGGCGTCGTCGGTGGCCACGTGCGGGACGAACGTCTGGTCGCGGTCGCCGACGACCGCGACCCTCAGCGAGGACTTCATGCGCCCACTATGCGGGGGCGAAGGCATGAGCACCAATACTGAGCTGCGCGAACGTCATGAGTGAACGCTCATGTCAGCCGGTGGCGCGGTCAGGAGCGGCAGCATGACCTCCACGCGCGTCCCGGCCCCGGGCTCGCCGCCGACCACGCAGATCCCGCCCAGCTCCGCCGCCCGCTCGCGCATCGAGCCGAGCCCCACGCCCGCGCGATGCTCCTCTGGCAGCCCCTTGCCGTCGTCGGCGATCAGCACGCGCAGCACCGACCGCTCCCGCTGCAGGACGATCCGGCAGCTGGACGCCTGGGCGTGCCGCCGGACGTTGGTGAGCGCCTCCTGGATGATCCGGTAGACCGCCACCTCGACGGCCGCGGGCAGCTCCGACAGGTCGCCCTGCACCTCGACCTCCGCCGGCGGCGGCGACTGCCCGGCCAGGTCGCCGATCGCGCGGACCAGGCCGAGGTCGTCGAGGGCGGGCGGGCGCAGGCCGTACACGAGCTCGCGGATGTCGCCCGTGACCGCGCCCATGCCCGTGTGCAGCTCGCGCAGCAGCTCGTCGGCGGCCTCCGGGGACTTCTTGAGGCTGAGCCTGGCCATGTTGATGGTCATCGCCATGGCGGAGAGCGTCTGGCCGAGCCCGTCGTGCAGGTCGCGGCGCAGGCGGCGGCGCTCCTCCTCCCTGGTGGTCAGGATGCGCTCCCTGGAACGTTGCAGGTCCGCCGCCATCCGCACCGCGTGCGCCACGTCCGCGGCGTACGGGGTGAGCGTGGCCAGCACTCGCTCGTTGTGCGCGGCGGGGAAGCGGCGCGGGCCCGGCGGGCCGACGAGCAGGCGGCCGACCCGCTCCCCGTGCCAGATCAGCGGCACCTCGCGGGAGTCCGGGCCCACCCGGCCGTTCTCCACGTAGCGGGGCTCGCCGTCGGCCACCTCCACGGCCACGCCCTCGACCGCCAGGCCGTCGCGCAGCACGCTCACCACCGAGGTCAGCGCCTTGGCCGGGTCGCCGCGCCGGACCGCCTGGGTCAGGCGCTCGGCCAGCAGGCCGGGGTCGCCGACGGCGCCGTACAGGAGGCGGTCCACGGCCCGCTGCAGCGCCCGCCGCAGCGGCTGGAAAAAGGCGCCCGCGAACAGCGCGGCGGCGATCCCGGCCACCTGGCCGTACCCGGAGACGAGCAGGCCGGACAGCGCGCCCGCGCCGAAGTAGACGGCGCTGACCACGGCCACCACGCCGGCGGCCACGAACGCCCGGCTGATCACCGTGTCGATGCCGTAGAGCCGGTAGCGCATCACCGAGAACGCCATCGCGACCGGGATCAGCGCCGCCCAGCCGAACGCGATCCACGCGAACCCGGGCAGGAACGCGGCCACGACCAGGAACACGATGTAGCCGGCGAACGCCAGGAGCGGCCAGCCGATCTGCCGCCTGGTGACGGAGTCCGCGTGCCGCAGGCGCACCGTCAGCGACAGCGCCGACAGCGTCATGGCGACGTAGATGCCCGTCCAGGCGATCGCCGAGACCGTCGCCGTGTACGGGGCCAGCGCGGGGATCTGCAGCGGGTTCGGGATGACCTGGGGGTACGGGTAGCTGCCAGGGGGCGGCGGCACGCGGAAGACGGCGCGCAGGAAGTCGGCCGTGATGGAGGCCGCGCCCAGCGCCAGGGCGAGGCGCCAGCGCGGCGAGGGCAGGCGGCCGTCGGGCGAGTACAGCGGCAGCACCATCGTGAGGGTCACGCCGCACACCGCCCAGCCGAGCTGGGCCGGCAGCCGCAGGTAACCCGCGAGGAGGAGGTCGCCGCCCGCGGCGGCGTGGAACATCATCGCCTGCGCGAAGTCGCTGACGGCGGCGGCCAGGCCGCCCGCGCACATCAGCCAGGCAAGGTTGAGCCGGGGCCGGTGGAAGATGAGGAACGCGCCGACCGCCGGGAACGTCAGCGCGGCGGCCGTCTGCGGGGACACCGTCCGCTCGGGCGTCCACGCGTCGGGCAGCCCGGCCCAGACCAGCAGCGCGACCACGGTGAGCGCCGGCGACACCACCGCCATGGTCACGGAGGCGACTCTCGCCCCCCGTGCCGGCTTCTCGTCATCGGCGACCTCGGCGAATCCCCCAGCCATCCCGCGCTCCGCCTCTCCGATCCCCGGCACGCCTCCCGTAGAAGAGGATTATGACCCCTTAATCGGGATGAATCCGTACGCCGTTTCCGGGACGTTATCCGCGGGGCCCTGCCCTGACCCGCGATCGCCGCTGAGCCAGGGCAGGGAGCATCGGTGCTACCCCATCGGTGTCACCCCACGGTGACCGTGGCCTTGGCGGCGACGGTCGTGCCCGCCACCTGACCGTTCACCGTGAACGTGCCCGGCTGGGCGTACTTGTCAGGGCTGATCGCCTCCCAGGTGACCTCGGCCGAGCTGTCCTTCGAGCCGTCGTTGTACGTCGCCACGACGGTCCTGGGCAGCGAGGGAGCGACCCCGGCCCGGGTGGCGACGGCCTCCTCGGCGATCGAGGTGATCGTCACCGCCGAGGTCGTGCGGACGTACACGGTGGCCTGGGCGGGCTGGCGCACGCCCTCGGCCAGGCCGGCGACCGTGAAGCTGGTGCCGCCGGTCTTGACCTGGTCGGCCGTCACCTGCTGCCAGGTGACGGCGGCCGAGCTGCGGGTGCCGTCCGCGTAGAGGGTCTCCACCGTGGCGGGCAGCTTGGGCAGCGTGCCGGCCAGGGTGGGGACGTGGACGGGGCGCACGGAGTCCGGCGGGACCTCGTACACCTTGACCTCCAGCAGGCCGACCGACGCCCCGCCGGCCTGGAGCTGGACGCGCAGCTTCGAGGTCGTCACGGTGTCGAACGCGACCGTGTTGTAGGCGTCGGCCGCCTTCGGGTAGGAGGCGACGCCGGTGACGTCCTCGAACGAGTCTCCGTCCCAGTACTGGATCTTCCACGAGGCGGGGACGCGCACGCCGCCGCCGTCGTCGAAGAAGTACACGTCGCTCTTGTTCACCCGCACCGCCGACGGCCATTCGAGCTGCACCCACTGCGTGTCCTGCTGCGGCCAGGTGCCCCAGCGCGGGTTGGCGCCGTCGTTGGAGCGCGGCGGGTCGATGCCGTCGTTGATCGCGGTGACCTTCTCCCACGGCGAGGTGTAGGAGGCCGTGGGCGTGGCCTTGGGCGCCACGTTCGCCTGCGCGGACTGGGGCGTCACGGTCACGGTCACGGTCGTGGAGCCGCTCTTCTCGCCGTCCGTGGCCGTGAGCTTCAGCCGGTACGCGCCCGCCTCGGAGAACGAGACCACCGTGTCGGTGCCCGTCGGGTTGGTGAAGAACGCCTCACCCGGCCCGTCGACCTTGGCCCACTGGGTCGTGAGCCTGCCCGACGGCAACCCGTCGTCCTTGACCACCGCGTCGAGCCTGGCCTGGCCCGGGCGGCTGAACGTGAGGTCGGGCACGACCACCACGGACGGCGCCTTGTTGGCGACCGGGCCGGCGCCGGCGCCCGTCAGGTACGCCTGCACCTCCTTCAGCCCCGTCGCGTAGCCGGGCTGGTGCGTGACCAGCACCCGCAGCTTCTGCGTCGTGACGGCCGGGAAGCGGACCGCGTTGAGGTTGGCCCGCGGGTTGGCCGGCTTCCTGGCCTGGCCCGGCACGTCCTTCCAGGTGTCGCCGTCCTGGTACTGCACCGTGTAGAAGGCGGGCTCGCGGTAGCCGCCCGCCTTGCGGTCGTTGTAGAAGTACAGCTTGACCTGATCGACCTTCTGGGCCGAGCCGAGGTCCGCCGCCAGCCAGTCCTGGGCGTTGCCGGAGCCCTTGCTGCCCCAGTACGGCTCGTTGATCGTGAAGCCGTCCACCGCGCCGGCCGGGTCGCCGTGGGAGGCGGTGGCGGACCTGACCAGGTTGGGGCGGGTGGAGCGCAGGTCCACGCCGGCCTTCTGGAACAGGTCCTCGACCCGGTCGCCCTTCAGCTCGACCTGGGCGGGGGCCTTCATCGAGGCGGCCTTCTCGGCGTGCACCACCTGACCACCCTCGACCCTGCCCGTGGCCGGGTCCCAGACGGCGTGCGCCAGCCCCGACAGGGTGACCTTGCGCTTGCCGTCGATCAGGATCGAGTACCCCTCGGGCACCCCGGCGTAGTGCCTGGTGCCGTCGCCCGGCTTGTCCCAGACGATGGTCAGGTCACTGCCCCGGTAGTTGATCCCGTTGACGCTGAAGTGGTCCCAGCCGATGTCCACCGGCCAGAGCTCGACCTTGCCGTCCGAGCGCGGGCGCAGGCCCATGGCGTCCTCGATGACGGTCCAGTTGCTGCTGCCCAGGATCGTGTGGTGGATCCAGGAGCGGTAGCCGATGGTCTTGGTCGAGGGGTTCCAGTCGGCCCAGAACTCGTTGGCGTCGGGGTAGCGGGTGTCGCCGCCGACGTACTGCGACCAGGCGTTCCAGTACAGAAGCTGCTTGTACTGGTCGGCGGTGATGTACGGCGAGCTGTACTGCCGCAGCGCCTTGGAGAACAGCGCGAAGTTCCGGGTGGAGTTGATCTGCGAGAAGTTGTTGGAGCCGGGGTTGCCGGCGGCCGCGGCCTCCTTCTTGTCCTTCTGGTTGGCGGTGTACGCCGGGAAGATCGGATATTCCGCCGGGTCGGTCCACAGGCGCAGCGCCTCCCGGTACTTCGGGTCGTCCGTCGGCACGAGCCCGGTGGCGTACGGGATGTAGTTGTTGGACTCCTTCCACGGGATCAGGTTGCCCGTCTGGAGGTCGCGGTGCTTGAACAGCTTGTTCTGCTCGTCCCAGAGCAGCGTGAGGATGCCGTTCCTGACCTTGTCGGCCACGCCGCGCATCTCGGCCGCCTTTGCCGCGTCGCCCGCCAGCTCGTACGCCTGCGCCGCCGCCATCGCGTTGGCGTAGACGTAGGCGCCTTCGAGCCGCTCGTTGGCCCGGTCGTAGTAGTGGAACGACACCGCGTCGGCGTCGTTCCCGGTCATGGCCTCCCAGTCGTACTCGATGACGCCGTTCTTGTTGGAGTCGTAGGCGTTGAGCTGGCCGTACACGTCCTTCTCGGCGTAGCGGGCCAGGTTGCGCAGGATCGACGGCTGGCCGCCGTGGAGCTGGTAGCTCTCCAGGGCCGCGGCCGAGATGTACTGCGTGTAGCTGTTCGACCAGTTCTCGGGGTCGCCCGGGTTGTCGGTGTACTTGGAGTTGCGCGAGACCTCGCCCGCCGACACCCACGGCCCGTACGAGTAGATCGGGTCGCGCAGGTACTTCAGGTCCTGCACGAACATCGGCACGGTCAGCACGATCGCGTTGTTGTAGCCCAGCGCCCCCTCGACCGACGTGGGGAACTGGAAGTCGTTCCCGGGGATGTCGGCGTCGAGGAAGTTGAAGCGCATGAGCCACCAGCGGTAGTACACGAACTTCTTGATGTTCTCGTCGGGCACGTCGATGTAGGGGAGGTTCTCGGCCCACCAGGCGTTGTAGTCCTGGAGCTGGCGGCGCAGCGCCTTCTCGGGCGAGCGGCCCTTGTAGCCGTCGTACTCCGCCCGCGAGCCGGGCAGCTCGTCGGTGACGAAGCCCATCTGCACCTTGGTCCGCACGGTCTTGCCCGGCTCGACCGTCAGCGAGCCCTTGAGCGTGCCGTCCGAGACCTTCAGCCCGTCGCCGCTGAGCCGGGGGAAGATCGTGGTCAGCCTGTTCTTGGCCCAGACGGTCCCGGTCAGCTCGCGGTCGCCCTCGGGCGTCTTCGTGTAGGGAGAGGTCACGGTGATCGGCACGGAGCGCGCCGCGGACCCGGTGTTGGTGATCTCCAGCGTCGTCACGGCCACGTTCTCGTGGGTGATGAACTTCTTCACCCCGACCGACAGGCCGTCACCCGTGTACTGCCCGGTCCAGTGGCTGGGCATCTGCAGGCGCTTGGAGACGTCCTCGGTGAGCCGGCCGCCCAGCGAGACCTCGTACGCGCCGCGGTTGTCGATGCTCTCCCAATACGCCACGAACCCACCGAAGCCGATGACCGAGGGATCGTGCTCCTTCATGAACAGCGCCCGCCCGCGCGTCATCAACCACGGGCCCGCCGGATCGTCGCCGGGGCGGGCCAGCATGCGGTCGATCCAGTACGAGTCGCCGCCCTTCTCCTTGTTGTAGATCTCCTCCATCATCTTGCGGGGGTGGTACGCCACGGGTTCGGCGGGCACCGGGTCTGCGCCCGTGAACACCGGCATCCCCAGGTCGTCCTGGGCGGCGTACGAAGGTGACGCGGCAAGCGAAGCTGTGAGCGTTAACACAGCCAGGCACACCAACGGTTTACGCACTTGCCTCTCCTAGATCGGTAGCCAGACACGCATGGTCGCGGGGCCGCGGTTGCCCCACCGGTGGTAGGGCACGAGCCGGAGCCTGACGTCGGGGCCGCTCCCCTGGCCGCCGGAGGCGGGCGCGTACGGCCAGCCGTTGCCGTCCCCGGCGCCCAGCGTCGCCTCCACCTCCAGCTCCACCACGCCGTCCGCCTCGTGGTGCTCCACGGGCGGCTGGACCCGCGCGGTCAGGTCGCCCAGCGCCGGCTCGTCGGCCACCGACTCGGCGCAGTAGACCAGCGGCCCCCGCTCCACCGCCGCGCTCCCCCGCAGCGCGTCGATCCGCCGGTCGGGGAACGTCCACCTGGGCGCCATCGGCAGCTCCAGCCGGATCTCGTCACCGGCCCGCCACGGCCCATCGACGTAGGCGTAACCGGGATCGACCGGGCGCACCGCCGGGCTCTCCGCCAGCGGCGCCTCCGGCGAGGACACCGGGACATGGGCGAGCGTGGCGTCCGTGGCCCACGCGGGGACGCGCAGCCCGATCCGGCCCTCGCCGCCCTCCAGCACCCGCACGCTCACCGAGCCGGTCCACGGGTAGCCGGTCTCCACGCGTACCGCCAGGCCGCCGTGCCGGATCTCCGACGGGGTGTGGTGGTGGATCTGGATCCCGTCCGCGGTGGTCGTGGCCACGTACGCGGCCAGCGAGGCCATCGTGCGGGCGATGTTGTTCGGGCAGCAGGACACGTCGAACCAGGGCGAGCGCAGCCCGCCCTCCGCGGCGTGGTTGACCCCCTCCAGCGGCACCGCCGGCACCCGCACCTGCAGCGGGTTGGCGTAGAAGAACGACTTGCCGTCCAGCGCCACGCCCGTGGCGAGCATGTTGTACAGGGTGCGCTCGGCGAGGTCGGCGTAGCGGGCGTCGCCCGTGGCCAGCAGCAGCCGGTGCGCCAGCATGACGGAGGCGATGCTCGCGCAGGTCTCGTTGTAGGCCCGGTCCGGCGGCAGCTCGTAGTCCTCGCCGTACGACTCGTCGGCATGCCTCGAGCCCATGCCGCCGGTCAGGTGGGTACGCCGGGCCACCGTGCGCTCCCACTGGGACTCGATCGCCTTCAGCAGCTCCTGGTCGCCGGTCTCGATCGCCACGTCCACCACGCCGGAGGCGAGATAGAGCGCGCGCACCGCGTGCCCGCGGAACACCTGGGCCTGCCTGACCGGGATGTCGTCCTGGTAGTAGGCGCGGCCGAAGGGGATGTCGGCGAGCGCGGGCAGGCCGCGGCGCTCGACGAAGCGGCGGGCCATCTCCAGGTAGCGCTCGGTGCCGGTCGCGCGGTAGAGCTCGACCAGGCCCATCTCGATCACCGGGTGGCCGCAGGTCCGGGTGCCCTCCATGAAGCGGCGGCACACGTGGTCGGCGGCCTTGATCGCGACCTGGGTGAGCCGGTCCTCGCCGTGCATGCGCAGCCGGGCGACCCCGGCCTGGATCAGGTGCCCGTAGCAGTAGAGCTCGTGGCCCCACTCGAAGTCGGTGTAGCGGCTGCCGGACCAGCGGGTGTTGATGTATCCGTCGCCCTCCTGGGCCTGGGCCACGGTCTCGGCCAGCGCGGGCAGGGCCGGGTGGTCGGCCCAGGCCATGGCCTCCAGCAGCTTGTAGATCTCGGAGTCGCTGAACTCCCGCCCCCGGCGGGGCCGCTCGCCCCGGAAGTTGCCGATCCAGCCTTCCCGCTCTTCCCATTCCTGGCAGTGGGCGATCGTGACCTCGCGGTTGAGCGCGGCCCGGTCGCCCCAGAAGCCGGGGAGCAGCCGTACCGCGTCGAGGCCGAGGGGGGACAGGGCGCCCGATGAGGGCAGGACAGGGTTAGCCACGCAGAGCTCCTGACATGAATCCGCGCACGTAGTGGCGCTGCAGCACGATGAAGAGGATGAGACAGGGGAAGGCCATGACCATGACGCCGGCCTGGAGCATGCCGTAGTCGATGGCGCCGAACGTCTGCTGCGTCATGCTGACCACGGCCACCGGCAGCGTGAACGACGCGCCGTCGTTGAGCAGGATGAGCGGGGCGAAGAAGTCGTTCCACGACGCCAGGAAGGCGAACAGGCCCACCGTGATCAGCGCGGGCCGCACGGCGTGCAGCAGGATCCTGGCGAACGCCCTGAACGTGCCGCAGCCGTCCACCAGCGCGGCCTCCTCCAGCTCGCGCGGCAGCGCCTCGAACGCGTTGCGCATCATGAACAGCGCGAACGGCAGCTGGAACATGACGAACACCAGCGAGAGCCCGACCAGGGAGTTCTGCAGGCCGAGATAGCCGAGCAGCACGTAGAGCGGGATCAGGATCGTCGCGTACGGCACCATGAGGATCGCCAGCGTGGCCAGGAACAGCAGGTTCTTGCCGGGGAAGTCGAAGCGGGCGAAGCCGTAGCCGCCGAGCGCGGAGACGACCAGCGTGCCCGCCACCGTCATCACCGACACCAGCACGCTGTTGGTCGCGTACGTGCCGAGCCCCTCGCCGAAGCGGGCCATCTCCAGGTAGTTGGACGGCTCCTCGAACGAGGCGTAACCGCTCCACACCAGCGGGAACAGGAAGAGCACCGCCAGGGCGGACAGCGTGAGGTAACGGCTCATCGCAGCCTCCGCATCATCAGCGTGTTGAGCCCGACGAGGGCGACCAGCAGGACGACCGAGAGCGCCGCCGCGCCGCCGAGGTCGAAGCGGAAGAACGCGTCGCGGTAGACGACCATGACCATCGAGACCGTGCTGTTGTCGGGGCCGCCGTTGGTGAAGACGAAGAACTGGTCGAAGGCCAGCAGCGAGCCGGTGACGCTGAGGATCAGCATCAGCGCCAGCGTCGGGCGCAGCAGCGGGAGCGTGATCTTGGTGAAGACCTGCCAGCGGTTCGCGCCGTCGCTCCTCGCGGCCTCGTACACCTCGGTCGGGATGGCCTGCAGGCCGGTCAGCAGGATGAGCATGTTGAAGCCGGCGAAACGCCACAGCACCAGCGTGATCGTGGAGAACAGCGCCATGTTCGGCGTGCCGATCCACTTGACCGGCTCGCTGGTGATGTGCAGCGCCTGGAGCAGGGGGTCGATGGGGCCGAAGTCGTTGTTCAGCATCCCGTAGAACAGCAGCCCGGCGGCGGCGAAGCCCACGGCGCCGGGCAGGAAGAACGCGGTCCTGAAGAAGCCGATGCCCGGCTTGCGGTCCTGCACCAGCATGGCGAGCCCGAGCGCCACGGCCGACAGCAGGACGGTCGTGATCGCCGTGTACTTGAGCGTGAAGAGGACCGCGTCCACGAAGAGCGGGTTGTCGCCGATCTTGAGGTAGTTGTCGGGGGCGTTGAACGTGGCCTGGCCGAGCAGGGGCCAGCGGTTCAGCGACATCCAGCCGACCAGCACCAGGGGCGCGATGAAGAGCACGCCCACGATGACGGCCGTCGGAGCCGTGTACAGCCAGCCCTGTACCTTCCTGCTCCGCCACCGGGCGGAGGGCGCGGAGTGCGCCGCCCGCCGTCCGGTTCGGTTCATCGTCAGAGTCATTGTTGGAGTGACTTCGTGATCTCGGCGTTGAGCTGCGGGAGCTTCGAGGCGTCACCGAACACGGCCTCGCGCGCGTAGCGCAGCCAGGGACCCTGCGGGTCGTTGAAGGTCTGGCCGAAGCGCAGCGCGTACGGCGTCTGGCCCTTGGCCACCAGCGAGTTGATCATCACCACGCGCGGGTCCTCCGCGGAGTACTTGTTGCCGGCCAGGTCGGTACGCGCCAGCACGTCCTTGTTCTTGGCCATGACCTCGACCTGGGCCTCGTCGCCGACCGTCCAGGACAGGAAGTCCCAGGCCGCGTCCGGGTTCTTGGACGTGGCGGAGATGCCGACGGAGTCGCCGCCCACGAACGTGGACTCGCCGCCGTCGGGGCCGGCGATCGGGGCGACGCCGATCTTCATGTCCTTGGGCATGAGGCCGAGCGTGGTGGAGGGCATCGGCATGACGCCGATCTCACCCTTGGGGAAGAAACCGGTCCAGGTCGGGCCCTGCTCCTCCTTGGCGGTCGGCCCGGTGACCTTCTTGTCGTACAGGTCGCGCCAGATCTTGAACACGTCGGTCATCGCGGCCTGGTC
This region includes:
- a CDS encoding carbohydrate ABC transporter permease, whose translation is MNRTGRRAAHSAPSARWRSRKVQGWLYTAPTAVIVGVLFIAPLVLVGWMSLNRWPLLGQATFNAPDNYLKIGDNPLFVDAVLFTLKYTAITTVLLSAVALGLAMLVQDRKPGIGFFRTAFFLPGAVGFAAAGLLFYGMLNNDFGPIDPLLQALHITSEPVKWIGTPNMALFSTITLVLWRFAGFNMLILLTGLQAIPTEVYEAARSDGANRWQVFTKITLPLLRPTLALMLILSVTGSLLAFDQFFVFTNGGPDNSTVSMVMVVYRDAFFRFDLGGAAALSVVLLVALVGLNTLMMRRLR